A single genomic interval of Dromiciops gliroides isolate mDroGli1 chromosome 1, mDroGli1.pri, whole genome shotgun sequence harbors:
- the LOC122735604 gene encoding myosin light polypeptide 6-like, which yields MCDFTEDHTTEFKEAFQLFDSTGDGKILYSHCGDVMQALDHNPTNAEVLKVLGNPKSDEMNVKVLNFEHFLPMLQTIAKNKDQGTYEDYIEGFWVFDKEGNGTVMGAEILHVLITLGEKMTKEEEKEVLVAGHEDSNGCMHYEELVRMVLNS from the exons ATGTGTGACTTCACGGAGGATCACACTACTGAGTTCAAGGAGGCCTTCCAGCTGTTTGACAGCACAGGGGATGGAAAGATCTTATACAGCCACTGTGGGGATGTGATGCAGGCCCTGGACCACAATCCCACCAATGCTGAGGTGCTCAAGGTCTTAGGGAATCCCAAGAGTGATGAGATGAATGTGAAGGTGCTGAACTTTGAACACTTTCTCCCAATGCTGCAGACAATAGCAAAGAATAAGGACCAGGGTACATATGAAGACTACATAGAGGGGTTTTGGGTGTTTGATAAGGAAGGGAATGGCACAGTAATGGGGGCTGAAATACTGCACGTCCTCATCACTCTGGGTGAGAAGATGACCAAGgag gaagaaaaggaagtattGGTGGCAGGGCATGAGGACAGCAACGGTTGTATGCACTATGAAGAGCTAGTCCGGATGGTGCTGAACAGCTGA